From the genome of Candidatus Eisenbacteria bacterium, one region includes:
- the rplU gene encoding 50S ribosomal protein L21: protein MTESRYAVIEAQGLQYRVAKEEEHILPHMGAEPGQEVTFDRVLLIADGKGVKIGQPLVEGASVKVQVLGTERGPKIQVGVYKRRKKYRRKIGYRDTLTRVKILDIRG from the coding sequence ATGACAGAATCGCGCTATGCCGTCATCGAGGCCCAGGGTCTCCAGTACCGGGTGGCGAAGGAGGAAGAGCACATCCTCCCCCACATGGGTGCGGAGCCGGGCCAGGAAGTCACCTTCGACCGCGTGCTTCTGATCGCGGATGGGAAGGGCGTGAAAATCGGACAGCCGTTGGTCGAGGGCGCTTCGGTGAAGGTCCAGGTTCTCGGCACGGAGAGAGGCCCCAAGATCCAAGTCGGCGTCTACAAGCGGCGGAAGAAGTACCGCCGGAAGATCGGTTACCGGGACACCCTGACGCGGGTGAAGATCCTGGACATCCGCGGTTAA
- a CDS encoding 50S ribosomal protein L27, with product MAHKKGVSSSKNGRDSASQRLGVKRFGGEWVKAGNIIVRQRGTSVAPGLHVGRGKDDTLFALKDGIVMFRRRGKSKMSVSIQPQPREAEAAHA from the coding sequence ATGGCGCACAAAAAAGGCGTATCAAGCTCCAAGAACGGCAGAGACTCGGCTTCCCAGCGCCTCGGCGTGAAGCGCTTCGGGGGCGAGTGGGTGAAGGCGGGCAACATCATCGTGCGCCAGCGCGGAACGTCGGTGGCGCCCGGACTCCACGTGGGACGCGGCAAGGATGACACGCTCTTCGCGTTGAAGGACGGCATCGTCATGTTCCGCCGCCGCGGGAAGAGCAAGATGTCGGTCTCGATCCAGCCCCAGCCGAGGGAGGCCGAGGCGGCGCATGCCTAA
- the mdh gene encoding malate dehydrogenase has product MPKIAVVGAGNVGASAALYAAEAELGDVTLIDILEGVAKGKALDLLEAGPVRGYDSMIEGSGDLRAVAGSDLIIVTAGLPRKPGMSRTDLLKANADIIRGVAEAIRDHAPKAFVIMVTNPLDLMTYLTYRITGFPRERVLGMAGVLDSSRFRTFLAQEVGVSVEDVHAMVLGGHGDTMVPLLRYSTISGIPVENFIKPARLAEIVQRTRDGGAEIVKLLQTGSAFYAPAASAVQMAESILRDKKRLLPVAAYLNGEYGLKDLYLGVPALLGAKGVEKIVELTLTAEEKAALAKSAEEVKKGIADLALEPAAR; this is encoded by the coding sequence ATGCCTAAGATCGCGGTCGTCGGCGCCGGCAACGTCGGCGCATCCGCCGCGCTCTACGCGGCCGAAGCCGAGCTGGGCGACGTCACGCTGATCGACATCCTCGAGGGCGTTGCGAAGGGGAAGGCGCTGGATCTTTTGGAGGCCGGGCCCGTTCGCGGATACGACTCGATGATCGAGGGGAGCGGCGACCTGCGTGCCGTCGCGGGGAGCGACCTCATCATCGTGACGGCCGGCCTGCCACGGAAGCCCGGCATGTCGCGGACGGATCTCCTCAAGGCGAACGCCGACATCATTCGCGGCGTGGCCGAGGCGATCCGCGACCACGCGCCCAAGGCGTTCGTGATCATGGTCACGAACCCGCTCGACCTGATGACCTACCTCACGTACCGGATCACCGGCTTTCCGCGCGAGCGGGTGCTGGGGATGGCCGGGGTGCTGGACTCGTCCCGGTTCCGGACGTTCCTCGCGCAGGAGGTCGGGGTCTCGGTGGAGGACGTCCACGCGATGGTTCTGGGCGGGCACGGCGACACGATGGTGCCGCTCCTTCGCTACTCCACCATCTCGGGCATCCCGGTCGAGAACTTCATCAAGCCGGCCCGGCTCGCCGAGATCGTGCAGCGGACGCGGGATGGCGGCGCCGAGATCGTGAAGCTGCTCCAGACGGGGAGCGCGTTTTATGCCCCCGCTGCTTCCGCGGTCCAAATGGCCGAGTCGATCCTGCGCGACAAGAAGCGGCTTCTCCCGGTCGCCGCGTATCTGAACGGCGAGTACGGGCTCAAGGATCTCTACCTCGGTGTGCCGGCGTTGCTGGGTGCCAAGGGAGTCGAGAAGATCGTGGAGCTCACGCTGACCGCGGAGGAGAAGGCGGCATTGGCGAAGTCGGCCGAGGAAGTGAAGAAGGGAATCGCGGACCTCGCGCTGGAGCCCGCCGCGCGGTAG